The nucleotide window CCGCGAACGCAAGGATGCCGACGATGGCGCCGATGCGCAGCGACTTGATCCACACCGCATGGTCGGTCTCATCACGTCCGGGCAGGTCGGGCGCGGAGCCGACGATGACCTTGCCGTCTGAGCCGACAGTGTCGATGCCGTCCTTGCGGCGCCGGTACAGGTGGTACCAGGAGATGCCGAGCAGGAACGATCCTCCGACGGCCAGCGCGCCGAAGAGCGTATGCGTATAGGCGGCGATGGCAGTGTTGTTGCCGAGCACTGCCCACACATCGGTCATCACCGGTCGCCCGTCGACCATTTCGACGCCGACGGGATGCTGCATCCACGAGTTCGCGACGATGATGAAGTACGCGGAGATCCACGACCCGATGACCGCACACCACAGAGCACCGAGGTGGACGGCCCTGGGCAATCGTCCCCAGCCGAAGATCCACAGGCCGATGAACGTCGATTCGAGGAAGAAGGCGAGCAGCGCCTCCAATGCCAGCGGCGCGCCGAAGACGTCGCCGACGAAGCGCGAGTACTCGCTCCAGGCCATGCCGAACTGGAACTCCTGCACCAGCCCGGTGGCCACGCCCATGATGAAGTTGATGAGGAACAGCTTGCCGAAGAACTTCGTGCTCCGCAGATAGACCTCGTTGCCGGTGCGGTGGTAGATCGTCTGCAGGATCGCCACGAGCATCCCCAGGCCCAGCGTCAGCGGCACCATCCAGAAGTGGTAGACCGTCGTGATTCCGAATTGCCACCGTCCGATGAGGACCGGGTCCAGTTCCATGGGCTCTCCGTTCAGGTTCGGCAATGTTTCTACGTCACGTAGAATTCTACACTCGGTAGAAACGTCGCCTCGGCTGTTTCAACATCCAAGATTCCCTGTACCAAGTATGCCCCTCCCCTGCGATATGTGACCAGGGTCGACGCGCAGGACCCTCAGGGCGCTCTGCCTGGAATTCGACAGCGTGTAGAGATATACTTGAGCCAACTGACCGACTCGACAATGAGGACTAACTGACTGTGGGAACACTGGGTGAACTCGAGCGCAGCGTCATGGACGCCATCTGGGTCCATGACGACGGACTGAGCGCTGCCGAACTCCGCGAGGTGCTCTCGGATCGCGAGCTCGCGCTGACGACGGTTCACACTGTCCTCTCACGCCTGGAGAAGAAGGGCTTCGTCACCCGCGACCGGAGCATTCGTCCGCATCGCTACCTGGCAGTGTCCACTCGCGAAGACCATGTGGCCGAACTGATGACCGAGATGCTCTCGCAGGCGCCGGACCGTCAGGCCGTGCTCGCCCGCTTCCTCGGCACCGTCTCCGAAGCCGACACCAAGGCGCTGCGCAATCTGCTTGGGCGCAATCACTCGGCTCAGTCCTGACCCAGGTCGGTCACCTCAATGACCCTGGTAGGGCTCATCCTTGCCGTGCTGGCATTTCTGCTCGCATGGCCGATCCCTGCGGCACTCGCACGCTTCCGGGGTGACCCGATCTCCGAGGTCGTCCTCTGGCAGGCAGTCGGCCTCGCCGGTGGCCTGTCCCTCATCGGCGCGGCTCTCGCGTTCGCCGTCGCCCCCGGAGCGACGAACCTCCCGCAGGGTCTTCTTCAGCTGCTGCGCGGCGAAACCCATACCCAGCTCTCGCTCGTGGCGTGGGTCTTCCTCATCATCGGAATTCTGCTCATCGGCCGGCTGCTCGGCTGTCTGGTCCTGACGTTCTACTCGGCTAGGAAAGCACGTCTGCGCCACGACGAGATCCTCCATCTGCTCAGTGAGCCGTCGGCGACTTATCCGGATACGCGCATCATCACCACCGACGAGGTGGTCGCCTACTGTCTGCCCAAAGGCCCGCGGAAGGGCACGGCCGTGCTCTCGACCGGCCTCATCAAGGCCCTGGACGAGGAGGAGCGCACCGCGGTCATCGCCCATGAGCGGGCGCATCTGGACTTCCGGCATGATGTGCTCGTCATCCCCTTCGCCGCCTGGCACCGGGCTCTGCCCTACTTCTCAGCCACGGCGATCGGCCTGAATTCGGTGAATCGGCTCATCGAGCTCATGGCCGATGACCAAGCCCGACAGCGCGTGGATCCGCACATACTCGCTCGAGCTGTGAAGTCAGCTGCGGAGTTGAATCCCGAACACCGCAGCGACTTGTCGGCCCAGCGCGTCCGCAGGCTCTCCCGCCCCTTGGATTCGACGAGGATCCCGGTGCGGCTGATGTCGATCGGTTTGGCTGCAGTGCTGCTGCTCGTCCCGACGCTGCTCATCATCATGCCTGCGACATTCGGCATCTGACACGGGCAGCGGCAGCTGATTCGCGCATCGGCAACTGGGTCATGCGCGAGCCGACGCGCTTCGGAATCAGACTCTGACCGATGCGTTTTCCGGATCGAGTCCTCGCTGACCCGGTCGTCGCAGCCGGGTCAGCGGCGGTTCAGCTGTCGATGCGCTCGGCGTCGAGCACGGCGGCACCGGAGACGATGAATTCCTTGCGCGGGCCGACCGAGGAGCCCATGAGGAGTTCGAAGGTGTTCTCGGCCGCCTCGGCGTGGGCCATCGTCACTCGCCTCAGTGTGCGCATGCTCGGATCCATGGTCGTTTCCGCCAACTGGTCGGCGTCCATCTCCCCCAGGCCCTTGTAGCGCTGGATCGGCTCCTTGTACGTCTTCTTCTGCTTCTCGAGCTTCTTCAGCAGAGTATGCAGCTCAGCCTCTGAGTACGTGTAGATGACGTCGTTCGGGGTTCCCCGCTTCGTCACGACCTCGACGCGGTGCAGCGGCGGCACTGCGGCGAAGACACGCCCGGCCTCGACCAGTGGCTTCATATACCGGAAGAAGAGAGTGAGCAGCAGGGTGCGGATGTGCGCCCCGTCGACATCGGCATCGGTCATGATGATCACTCGACCGTACCGTGCAGCCTCGATGTCGAAGCTGCGACCGGAGCCGGCGCCGATGACCTGGATGAGCGCCGAGCATTCGACGTTGGCGAGCATGTCCGACAGGCTCGCCTTCTGCACATTGAGGATCTTCCCGCGGATGGGGAACAGCGCCTGGTGATCGGAGTTTCGGGCGGCCTTCGCCGTACCCATCGCCGAATCGCCTTCGACGATGAACAGTTCGGTGCCCTCCACCCCGTTGTCGCGGCAGTCGTAGAGCTTCGCCGGCAGCGAGGAGGCTTCCAGCGCGGTCTTGCGCCGTTGGTTCTCCTTGTGGGTGCGGGCGGAGATGCGTGACTTCATCTCCGCGACGACCTTCTCCATCAGCACAGCGGTCTGCTGCTTCTCAGCGCGCTTCGTCGACGCCAGCACGTCGCCGAGCTGGGCTTCGACGGTCTTGGCGACGATCTGGCGCACCGCGGCCGTGCCGAGGACCTCCTTGGTCTGGCCCTCGAACTGAGGTTCGGACAGCTGCACGGTGATGACCGCGGTGAGACCGGCCATGACATCGTCTTTTTCGAGCTTGTCCTTGCCGACCTTGAGCTTGCGCGCATTGGCCTCGACGGCCTTGCGCATCGATTTCAGGCAGGCCTGTTCGAACCCGGCGAGGTGGGTGCCGCCGTGCGGTGTCGACACGACATTGACGAAGGACTTGAGCTTCGTGTCGTAGCCGGTCCCCCACCGCAGCGCGATGTCGACGCCGACTTCACGTTCGACTTCCGTTGATTCGAGATGGCCGGAGGAGTCGAGCACGGGCACCGTCTCCTTGAAGGTGCCTGTGTTCTGCAGCCTCCAGGTGTCGGTGATCGGCGGGTCGATGGAGAGGTGGTCGACGAATTCTGTGATTCCTCCGTCGAACTTGAAGATCTCCTCACGTTCGGCGATGACCGCGCCGGTCTCGTCCCGGGCGACACCGCGACGATCGACGATGCGGATCTCGAGTCCGGGAACGAGGAACGCCGTCTGGCGCGCACGTTCGATGAGGTGCTGGTAGTCGAACTGGGCCTTGGCCAGGAAGATCTGCGGATCCGCCCAGTACTGCACGCGGGTGCCGGTGGCTCCCCGCTTGGCCTTGCCGACGATGTCGAGGCCCGTTGTCTGGGCTCGGAGTGCCGGAGGAATCGTCGAATCGGCCCGGCACACCACGGCGGAAGGACATCTTGTGGACCTTCGACCCGCGGGTGACCTCGACGTCGAGGCGAGCGGACAGGGCATTGACGACGGAGGCGCCGACGCCGTGGAGACCACCGGAGGCGGCATAGGAGGATCCGCCGAATTTGCCTCCGGCGTGGAGCTTGGTCATGACGACCTCGACTCCGGTCAGACCGGTCTTCGGTTCGATGTCGACGGGAATCCCGCGGCCTTTGTCCGTGACCGCGACAGAGCCGTCGGGGGCGAGTTCGATGAGGATCTCGGATCCGTGACCGCCCAGGGCCTCATCGACGCAGTTGTCGATGATCTCCCACAGACAGTGCATGAGACCGCGGGAATCGGTTGTGCCGATGTACATGCCGGGGCGTTTGCGCACGGCCTCGAGACCGGACAGGACCGACAGATGCCTGGCGCCGTAGCTTTCGTCTTCCACAGATTTCCTCTCGTTCGATTAAATTCTAATCGCTGTGCGCTCTGCGCCCTATTCCCTGCGGCCCGTGTCGAGATGAGTTTCGCCATTTCGGCTCCGCGAGGCGGGTCCGGCTGAGACAATGGGCCTCATGCGCCATCGCCTCCTCGCTCCCGTGCTCGTCCTGTCCGCCTCACTCTGCCTGCCCGGCCTCGCCGCCTGCGGGGCGGGCACCGAACCCGGCGCGGAGACGACGACTCACGCCTCCGGTGCGAGCCCATCGACGGACCCTGACAGCGCGGGCACATCCGACGCCGAGGAGGGGGCCGCCTCGGCGAGCGAGTCGGCAGACGTCGACCTGAGCGGGAAGACGATCGCCATCGATCCCGGTCACAACGGCGGCAATGCCGACAATCCGGCGAAGATCAGCGAACCCGTCCCGGACGGCCGCGGCGGCACGAAGGCGTGCAACACGACGGGCACCTCGACGAATTCGGACTACCCGGAGGCCGACTTCACATGGGCGGTCGCGAAGAAGCTGCGACATTCCCTCGAAGAGGCGGGTGCGAAGGTTGTGCTCAGCCGCAAGGACAACACGGGCGTCGGTCCCTGCGTGGACGAGCGCGGCACCTTCGCCGATGATGCTGATCTGATGGTGAGCATCCACGCCAACGGCAGCGAGTCGAGTTCGGTCAAGGGCTTCCACATCATCGTCGCGGACCCAGGCGAGGATGCGAAGACCGAGAAGGCATCGGTCTCACTGGCGAAGTCTCTGGGTTCGGCGATGGGCGAGACGTTCACTCCGAATCAGGCCTACGGCAAAGACGCGATCAGCCGTCGTCCCGACTTGGCGGGATTGAACAATGCCTCCGTGCCCGCTGCCATCGTCGAATGCGGGGAGATGGGCAACCGTGAGGAGGCGAAGCTCATGGAATCGACGTCCGGGCAGTCGAAATATGCGGCGGCGCTCTTCGACGGCATCGTCGACTGGTTCTGACCACGACCGGGCACAGTGTCTGGTACGACGAACGCCCCTGGTGATTCCAGGGGCGCTCGTCGTTGTGTCGGCTGATTCAGCTGCGCATCAGTCGAGGTAGTCGCGCAACACCTGCGACCGCGACGGGTGACGCAGCTTCGCCATCGTCTTCGATTCGATCTGGCGGATGCGCTCACGGGTGACCCCGTAGACCTTGCCGATCTCGTCGAGGGTCTTCGGCTGCCCGTCGTTGAGTCCGAAGCGCATCGACACCACACCGGCTTCACGCTCGGAGAGCGTGTCGAGGACCGAATGCAGCTGCTCCTGCAGGAGTGTGAAGCTCACCGAGTCCGACGGCACAACCGCTTCGGAGTCCTCGATCAGGTCACCGAACTCGGAGTCGCCGTCTTCGCCCAGCGGCGTGTGCAGGGAGATGGGCTCACGGCCGTACTTCTGCACCTCGACGACGCGTTCGGGCGTCATATCGAGTTCCTTCGCAAGCTCCTCCGGGGTCGGTTCGCGACCGAGATCCTGCAGCATCTGGCGCTGGACGCGAGCGAGCTTGTTGATGACCTCGACCATGTGCACTGGAATGCGGATGGTGCGGGCCTGATCGGCCATGGCGCGGGTGATGGCCTGACGGATCCACCATGTCGCGTAGGTCGAGAACTTGAAGCCCTTGGTGTAGTCGAACTTCTCGACAGCGCGGATGAGGCCGAGGTTGCCTTCCTGGATGAGATCGAGGAAGAGCATGCCACGGCCGGTGTAGCGCTTGGCCAGGGACACGACGAGACGGAGGTTGGCCTCCAGCAGGTGGTTCTTCGCGATCCGGCCGTCGTGGATGATCCACTTGTAATCCATCGTCTCACGCGGGTCGGTGACCTCACCGGCATCGAGGAGGTGCTCGGCGTACATGCCGGCCTCGATCCGCTTGGCCAGGTCGACCTCCTCGGCGGCGTTGAGCAGCGCCACCTTGCCGATCTGCTTGAGGTAGTCCTTGACGGGGTCCGCAGTCGCACCGGCGGACACGACCTGCTGCGCAGGAGCGTCTTCCTCATCCGCATCGGAGACGATGAAGCCGCCGGCCTCGGCCACGGCTGCGTTCTTCTCCTTCTCTTCCGAGTTCTTCGTCTCGGTCGCCTCGGCAGGGCTCTCCTCGGTGGCCAACGCGTCCGCTGTCGGCTCGACCTCTTCGGTGGTGTCGATCTCTTCGACGGTCTTCTTCGCCTTGGTCGCCTTCTTCGCTTCCTTGGCGGCTGTCGGCTTCGTCGTCTTCTTCGATGCTGCGGTCGACTCGGCGGCAGTCGACTTGGCTGCCGTCTTCGCCGTGGTGGACTTCGCAGCGGTCGTCTTCTTCGCGGCAGTGGTCTTGGCAGGCGCAGTCTTCGCGGCCTTCGCCGCGGTCGACTTCGTCGTTCCTGCCGTCTTGGCTCCCGAAGCGCTCGACGCCTTCGTCGTCTTCTTCGCGGTGGTCTTCGACGCCGCAGTGGTCTTGGATCCACCGGTCGAGGTCTTGCCGGCCGTTCCCTCCGACTTCTCTGTCACCGTTGTGGTTTCCTTGTCGACTCTCGGCACGTGTTCACCTTTCGCGAGCGTTGAAACTTCCCCATGCATTCGGACAGTACTAAGACCCAAGTCAAGTGGTCCGAGTACGGTCCGGGGCGAACGCAGAGTCCGCCCATCCTGCAATGACTGGGTCAACGCTTAATTTTCGCACGTTATTCCCGGCTTTGCGAATCGACCGCTGAAGTCGGCACGAGCGTGTTGTCCGCATATCGCGGCCAACGCTCTTCGGCTCGTCCCTATTCCTCGCCCAGTCCTGTCCCCGCGATCGCACTCCGTTCAGAATGGGGCCGCCTCGGTGTCCATGAGCCAGCGCGGCAGAAATCCCATCATCACGGCTTCGGCGATGAGCGACGCCAGACCGTGCTCGGGTTCGAGCTCGAGCGCCGCGCGCGCATAGTTCTCCGCCATCGTCGATCCGCCCAGCGCCCATTCGAACCAGGCGATGACCGAATACGCGGTGGCACGCACACGCGGAT belongs to Brevibacterium spongiae and includes:
- a CDS encoding BlaI/MecI/CopY family transcriptional regulator translates to MGTLGELERSVMDAIWVHDDGLSAAELREVLSDRELALTTVHTVLSRLEKKGFVTRDRSIRPHRYLAVSTREDHVAELMTEMLSQAPDRQAVLARFLGTVSEADTKALRNLLGRNHSAQS
- a CDS encoding N-acetylmuramoyl-L-alanine amidase, with the protein product MRHRLLAPVLVLSASLCLPGLAACGAGTEPGAETTTHASGASPSTDPDSAGTSDAEEGAASASESADVDLSGKTIAIDPGHNGGNADNPAKISEPVPDGRGGTKACNTTGTSTNSDYPEADFTWAVAKKLRHSLEEAGAKVVLSRKDNTGVGPCVDERGTFADDADLMVSIHANGSESSSVKGFHIIVADPGEDAKTEKASVSLAKSLGSAMGETFTPNQAYGKDAISRRPDLAGLNNASVPAAIVECGEMGNREEAKLMESTSGQSKYAAALFDGIVDWF
- a CDS encoding M56 family metallopeptidase; translated protein: MTLVGLILAVLAFLLAWPIPAALARFRGDPISEVVLWQAVGLAGGLSLIGAALAFAVAPGATNLPQGLLQLLRGETHTQLSLVAWVFLIIGILLIGRLLGCLVLTFYSARKARLRHDEILHLLSEPSATYPDTRIITTDEVVAYCLPKGPRKGTAVLSTGLIKALDEEERTAVIAHERAHLDFRHDVLVIPFAAWHRALPYFSATAIGLNSVNRLIELMADDQARQRVDPHILARAVKSAAELNPEHRSDLSAQRVRRLSRPLDSTRIPVRLMSIGLAAVLLLVPTLLIIMPATFGI
- a CDS encoding RNA polymerase sigma factor; this encodes MHGEVSTLAKGEHVPRVDKETTTVTEKSEGTAGKTSTGGSKTTAASKTTAKKTTKASSASGAKTAGTTKSTAAKAAKTAPAKTTAAKKTTAAKSTTAKTAAKSTAAESTAASKKTTKPTAAKEAKKATKAKKTVEEIDTTEEVEPTADALATEESPAEATETKNSEEKEKNAAVAEAGGFIVSDADEEDAPAQQVVSAGATADPVKDYLKQIGKVALLNAAEEVDLAKRIEAGMYAEHLLDAGEVTDPRETMDYKWIIHDGRIAKNHLLEANLRLVVSLAKRYTGRGMLFLDLIQEGNLGLIRAVEKFDYTKGFKFSTYATWWIRQAITRAMADQARTIRIPVHMVEVINKLARVQRQMLQDLGREPTPEELAKELDMTPERVVEVQKYGREPISLHTPLGEDGDSEFGDLIEDSEAVVPSDSVSFTLLQEQLHSVLDTLSEREAGVVSMRFGLNDGQPKTLDEIGKVYGVTRERIRQIESKTMAKLRHPSRSQVLRDYLD